One segment of Terriglobia bacterium DNA contains the following:
- a CDS encoding M28 family peptidase, which translates to MSRKCSYGITVVLAACLLAGAGASRQAARGGQAEQGLTAERALAATISETRMVETVRRLVGFGTRAYGSPSNHEAASWLAASFREAGLEVTVRQDAPRDWYQPVSCEIRAFAEAAGSGGSVLKTSWPFTGSPSGKGEGPLALQAAPGAVCLISTNPTPDATAGCAAVLFDGRSSASGWPSVGRARGTWAIPLIAVSPKEANPLRERLAAGEKVRVSFAVEGKSGNGPAETVVATLPGKDRSKYVLFCAHGDSDSGGPGANDNASGVAIVLEIARAAAAAVKSGAMPQPAWDLRFASWGGEMSSTREYVAAMDKDPCRLQAVFNYDQSGFGASKDALYVEPDDVAVNKELITLVRAVMKDHLGTRGFPEHAASVKTQGGTDSYVFQNARTPGATLYPAVTLYTSAWDRERTQPVTEGFPPLNWYAGEKPGMVTVDGDPFYHSVGDTPANTTDTEPFNMGWCARVGLLSCLRLLGGK; encoded by the coding sequence ATGTCCCGGAAATGTAGCTATGGCATAACCGTTGTTCTCGCCGCTTGCCTGCTGGCCGGCGCCGGCGCGTCCCGGCAGGCAGCCCGGGGCGGGCAGGCGGAGCAGGGCCTCACGGCCGAGCGGGCGCTGGCCGCCACCATCTCCGAAACGCGCATGGTGGAGACCGTGCGCCGGCTGGTCGGCTTCGGCACGCGCGCGTACGGGTCGCCTTCGAACCATGAGGCGGCCTCCTGGCTTGCCGCGTCCTTCCGCGAGGCGGGGTTGGAGGTGACCGTGCGGCAGGACGCGCCCCGCGACTGGTACCAGCCGGTGTCCTGCGAGATCCGCGCGTTCGCTGAAGCGGCGGGAAGCGGCGGTTCGGTGCTCAAGACGAGCTGGCCGTTCACGGGCTCGCCATCCGGGAAGGGCGAAGGTCCGCTGGCGCTGCAGGCAGCGCCGGGAGCCGTCTGCCTGATCTCCACCAACCCGACGCCGGATGCGACGGCCGGGTGCGCGGCGGTGCTGTTCGACGGCAGGTCGTCCGCATCGGGGTGGCCGAGTGTCGGCCGCGCGCGCGGGACGTGGGCGATCCCGTTAATTGCCGTCTCACCGAAGGAGGCGAACCCGCTGCGTGAGCGGCTGGCAGCCGGCGAAAAGGTGCGCGTCTCGTTCGCGGTCGAAGGGAAGTCCGGCAACGGTCCGGCCGAGACGGTCGTGGCGACGCTGCCGGGCAAGGACCGCTCGAAATACGTGCTCTTCTGCGCCCACGGCGACTCCGACTCGGGCGGGCCGGGCGCCAACGACAACGCCTCCGGCGTGGCCATTGTGCTCGAAATCGCGCGCGCCGCGGCGGCAGCCGTGAAGTCGGGCGCGATGCCGCAGCCGGCCTGGGATCTCCGCTTCGCCTCCTGGGGCGGCGAGATGTCCTCGACGCGCGAATACGTGGCGGCGATGGACAAGGATCCCTGCCGCCTGCAAGCGGTGTTCAACTACGACCAGTCCGGCTTCGGGGCGTCGAAGGACGCGCTCTACGTCGAGCCCGACGATGTCGCGGTGAACAAGGAACTCATCACCCTGGTGCGCGCGGTCATGAAGGACCATCTCGGCACCCGCGGCTTCCCCGAGCACGCCGCCAGCGTCAAGACCCAGGGGGGAACCGACTCCTACGTATTCCAGAATGCCAGGACTCCAGGCGCGACCCTGTACCCGGCGGTGACGCTCTACACCTCCGCCTGGGACCGGGAGCGCACCCAGCCGGTGACCGAGGGCTTCCCGCCCCTTAACTGGTATGCGGGAGAGAAGCCCGGGATGGTGACCGTGGACGGCGACCCCTTCTATCACTCGGTCGGCGACACGCCGGCCAACACCACAGACACTGAACCGTTCAACATGGGCTGGTGCGCGCGCGTCGGGCTGTTGAGCTGCCTGCGCCTCCTGGGCGGAAAGTAG
- a CDS encoding type II toxin-antitoxin system VapC family toxin — translation MTPKSLKAFLDTSVPFAAVFSPTGGARKLFCLAEAGVLRLMVGPTVLREADEVVRRKAMASRPVLAQLLDAGRVETSPAPTEIQVEGARQHVQYAPDARVLAEAIRAEPDWFVTHDKEHFLNGKQALKLPFAIGTPGDLIQSIQDGFYPP, via the coding sequence ATGACGCCAAAAAGCCTTAAAGCCTTTCTGGATACGAGCGTACCCTTTGCCGCCGTGTTCTCCCCAACCGGGGGGGCGCGCAAACTCTTTTGCCTGGCGGAAGCGGGTGTGTTGCGCCTTATGGTCGGGCCAACCGTCTTGCGTGAAGCCGATGAGGTTGTGCGCCGCAAAGCGATGGCCTCGCGGCCGGTCCTGGCACAGCTTCTCGACGCCGGGCGGGTGGAAACATCTCCAGCGCCCACAGAAATCCAGGTTGAGGGCGCCCGGCAGCATGTTCAATACGCGCCGGACGCACGGGTACTGGCGGAGGCCATCCGCGCCGAACCGGATTGGTTTGTCACCCATGACAAGGAGCATTTTCTGAACGGGAAACAGGCGCTAAAACTCCCTTTTGCAATCGGCACGCCGGGAGACTTAATCCAAAGCATCCAAGACGGTTTCTATCCGCCTTGA
- a CDS encoding AbrB/MazE/SpoVT family DNA-binding domain-containing protein, protein MNNIYHVQVVRRGVITLPKDLREQSHIAEGDTLTLIDLGDGVVVMSPRRSRVDEIADKLAKAWQDSGETLESMLATLREVRAEYDAKKP, encoded by the coding sequence ATGAACAATATTTATCATGTGCAGGTGGTGCGCCGGGGCGTCATCACCCTTCCCAAAGATTTGCGTGAGCAAAGCCACATCGCCGAGGGAGACACGCTGACTCTGATTGATTTGGGTGATGGCGTGGTGGTCATGAGTCCGCGCCGCTCACGGGTTGATGAGATTGCCGATAAGCTCGCCAAAGCATGGCAAGACTCCGGTGAAACCCTTGAATCGATGTTGGCCACCCTGCGGGAAGTGCGCGCCGAATATGACGCCAAAAAGCCTTAA